The genome window NNNNNNNNNNNNNNNNNNNNNNNNNNNNNNNNNNNNNNNNNNNNNNNNNNNNNNNNNNNNNNNNNNNNNNNNNNNNNGCCGGGCGAGGCGTCGGTGACGccgcgtgtgtgtgtgtgtgtgtggtagGTGGCCGCCCCacgccgcccgccgccgcccgcccggaGATGCCGGGGGTGCTCCCGAGCGACGGCAGCGCTCCGCCTCGGGGCAGCCCCTGCAGGAAGAACCGCCTGTCGCTGAAGCTCTTCCAGAAGAAAGAGGCGAAGAGAGCGCTGGATTTCACCGAGCCCCCGGAGAATGAGCAGAAGGGCGCGGAGCTCCGCGGCGCAGAGATGTACGTAGGGGTGCGGGTGCTGCCCGAGCCGCGTTACTTCGCGGCCGCTCCCCGCAGCGGGAACCTCCTCCCGTACCTGCTGCCGTGCCCCTGTTTCCGAGGCGAGGTTGCGGTGCCGCGAGCGTTCCTTGGCAAGAAGTTTTGGTGCTGGGAGAAAGTTCCGTCCTTCTGATCCAGCGGTCGTGCTGAGTTAGTTAAAGGACGCTGAGATGCAGCTCGTGGTCTTAGTGAAAGGAAAGGATGCTGGGCCTTCGGGCTGCTCCTGGCatggctggaagcagcagcactgtgcccgCTGCCACGCACCGGGGTATCCAGACCCGAGCTCCTGTCTGCGCCTTTCAGTGCAGCCAGGGGGAAGTTCCaggggggagaagaaaaatagccCGATTGTAGTGAGATACGGTGGTGAAGGCTTTAAGGCTTGGCTCTGCTGTGTTAGCATAGGGTCGTTGGTTCCGTTACTCGGTCTGTTTATCCTCTTGGTACGCATCCAGTAATGAAGCTGCATGGATTTGCAGCAGGGGACAGCAAGAGCAAATAATAGTGGATGCTTTTCCTTGGTGCTGTCTTAGGAATGAACAAAGAGTGTACAGAAGTATTTGAAAGAGAGCTCAGCCGAGTTGCTCAGTCAGACCGGTGGCCTGTTTTGCAGGACAGGCACTGGAAGTAGAGGCAGAAGTGCTGGCTCCTGTGAGCCCGCTGGGCTGTGTGCAGCTTGCTGGAGGAGCCCCAGGGAAGCTCAGAAACACTGTGACACAATTTTCATCAGTGTGTTAGTCATTAATTGTGTAAGCTGCCTCTGTATCTTCCGTAACCTACATGGCAGAGGCCAGGGGAGTTACGTGTGCATGCTcggaggatttttttttaaaaatcaactcttatgctttgttttctctatttGACAGTGACCAGGttgttcctgcagcacagcctccctCGCTTGTCAGCTGTGAGAAGAAGGACAACATGTTGCCCTTTGTGGGCTTGAATAATCTTGGCAACACCTGTTACCTTAACAGCGTTCTTCAGGTAAGATCACATTCAGGGGCCTCAAAACAACCACGGTTGTTCTGGTTTAGTGCAAGTGGCCGGGTTTCCTAGTCTGATGTTATAGAGAAGATGTCCGGATGTTGTATGAAGGGAATCTAATTACAGCGGGGGGAGGGAAAGTGATACCACAGGAAGTGTGTGCACCATAGATTGCTGTGATTGAGTCATCTGTCAGTTTACATACTTGGGCCACCTCCCTGCCATGAGTAATCCCATgcgctgtgcagcagcagccttggGAGATACAGAGCTGGCTGGGTCCTAAGTGTGGAGGTGTAATGTTGAATAACTGGGTTTACCAATTATTGTCTTGTTTTCCACTGTTGCTTTTAGGTATTATATTTTTGTCCTGGTTTTAAAACTGGAGTAAAACAGTTATATAATatcatttcaaagaagaaagagtCTTTGAAGGATGAAGGAGagctaaaagcagaaaaggtaATGCATCTCAATACACCTTCCTTTATTTGTAATGGTTCAGGTGAGGCTACGTGCCAGGAAGGTTCTGAAAatggaactgttttcttctgttctttagaAGTTTTGCAGTGTTGTTTTCTGTACTATTTCAAGTAGAAATGGGTTTGAATAGTTTTGAACTTGTGTTCCAGCTTGAGTGTCCAGAGCATCTGTAAACTCGTGAGCACAAGGCTGCACTTGTTGAATTTCTGTTAAACTTATCATACTTCATTTCCAATATTAAGATAGTTATAGTATGGTATTTTGAGTGGGTGGAAATCAGATTTTGGGCAAAGATAGTGTGGGTTTTTAAAGTTTATACTGTggatttcatgtttcttttctactgTCAAAAGAGCAACATGCTGACCTAACCTCACCTGTTTCccactgtggggaaaaaagaaatctgacaAATGTTTGGAAAACTAAGTGGGGGCTACTTGTTGTAATTGCTTGTTACAGACAGAACTGCACGTATCTTCATTCTCATTGCAGGGAAATTGTAAAGAAGACCCACTGGCAAGCTATGAACTGATCTGCAGTTTGCACTCGTTGATTCTTTCCGTTGAGCAGCTTCAAGCCAGCTTTCTCTTAAATCCAGAAAAATACACCGATGAACTTGCTACTCAGCCACGAAGGCTGCTGAACACCCTTAGGTACAGATTGTCTTAAACAAACACCGAATTTTCACCTGAAGTTTTGGCATCACTGTAATTGTACAGTACAGCAGTAGAGAactgggggggggaagggagtAGATAGTCATAAATTTGGGGCATTGTTATGTGATTATACAAAGGACGTCCTCCTACGTTTCGAAGGGGAGGTCTGTGTTTATTGGTACCATAAGTCTGGAAGTAAGTTTAGATTTTGTAAGAATACAATTTAAATCCAGCAGCAGATTTTAAGCAGTACTTCCTCTGAAGTATTTAAGTGTTCTCATTGACTTGAGAAGCACCACTACCAGATTGCAACTGAATGCATGTTGAAGTGCCCTTCTGTGGAAGGCTGTAACTGCCTTCTCGTGGGTGTTTGTGACAGAGAGAGCTTCTCTTCAGGTGTGGAGAGGATCCTCCCCTGCTTTTATAGCCAAGCTTTCCTAATTTAAGTCTCTAGCCATGTTATCTATTAAAGATGAGCTCATCTTCATTACTTTACTCATTTCCCTTTAATAGAGAGCTCAACCCTATGTACGAAGGCTACTTGCAGCACGATGCCCAGGAAGTTCTGCAGTGCATCCTCGCTAATATTCAAGAAACGTGTCAGCTactgaagaaggaagaactgaATAAACTGCCCTTGGAAGAGCCCAAAGCtaaagtggaggaaaaaattaatcaaaGCACCGAGAGCAACGGAACTGGCAACtctgctgaggaggaggagaacgTACCAAGTAGCCACGTGGGAGAGGTAGCTGAAGATAAGCTGCTCAAAGGAAACGGGAAAAGAAAAAGCGATGCTGAAGGTGgcaatgcaaagaaaaagtCCAAAGTATCAAAAGAACAAattgcagcagaagaaaatcaaagacaaaCCAGGTCAAAGAGGAAAGCCACAGGAGAAAAGCTAGAGAGTCAAGCTGATGCCATTGCCAAGTGTTCCACTGAGAACGAGAGTGCGAAGCCAACACAGAAGAAGTCACGACTTAAGTTAAACTGGTTAAAATCCTCGTGCAAGCAGCCAAGCATTCTGTCCAAATTTTATAGTCTGGGGAAGTTAACTACAAATTTGGGATCCAAAGACCCCGTGAAAGAGTATGATGACTGTGAGCTTGAAGAGTCATCCGCCAAGTGTGAAAATGGGAACGATATTAAAGAAGATGGTCATGAACCAGCATCTCCTGTGGAAAGCCATAAtgaaaaaggaactgaaaaagaaccaaaaaaggAAGGTTGGTGAACAAGTGAATGGGCTTAAAAGTAGTATGGTTAAGAAATTACTATGCACTGGAAGTCAACCTTCAGATTGCATTGCAAGCAGAGCTCTCTAAATACAGAGTTACATTTTCaggaattgaaaaatatttttatgaatttgtttttgcatatttgtaacttttttttatacCTTGACTTGTTTAGCTTAGATCATAAGAGCCCTTTCTCTAACATCGTGTAATTGCTGTTCAACATAAAAACTCAGAATACTACCAGGTTTACATTCTCACTAATATTCTTACTAATTATTGTCATCTGTAGAAATAGGAGGTGAATCAATAATGTAAAAGAATGTtatttaaaggagaaaacagaatgaaatccTATGGGCTGAGGATTTGTGTCCAAGTCCTTACAAGCAGTGTTCTCTCCTTAGCTCCCTATTGCAGGAACATATGCTAAGTGGCTGACAGGTACAGATTTTCTTAGTGTCAACAGCAGAAGGTAACTCTTGAGGGAAGGGGTGCagcaaggtcccttccaacccaaccatgctgtgattctatggtgattctatgatactgtgaAAACCACATGTgataagcagctttttttttttttttggaatccCTAAAGCACCATGTCTGTAACACTTGACTTTTCCATGAAGAATAGCCAGGTATTGCAGTATCTTTTGAATAAAGCACGTGTTGGTAAGTGATCTGGCATATACTTTCTCTAGGTACAGAGTTGGCTGTTTTTGAACTAGTGGAGAAATTGTTCCAGGGCCAGTTAGTACTGAGAACGCGATGCTTGGAGTGTGAGTGCTTtactgaaagaagagaagacttTCAGGACATCAGCGTTCCAGTGCAAGAAGATGAACTTtctaaaactgaagaaagttCTGAAAGTAAGTAATTATCAAAAAGGGGGATTTatgtttctgctgcagataGCTCTGGAGGGAGGACAGTGTTTATCAAGGAACGCCGCTCTTGTTTGTGCTGGTTAACACTAGAGGCTGTTGTGTTATCTCTCGTCCTGATTAACCTCAGACTTTGCAAACACAGCACTGATAACGTAGGCAGATCCAAACAGTATTAAAATTGCCTCGGATCTTGATAGGTAACAGGCAGCTTACAGTCCTTCACTTATGTACGTGTTTTCCTGCTTATGAACAggtttttacttttcatttggGTTTGCCCTTTCTTCCCTGATAAAAGATTATTTGAAACTGAAGGGTAAGTGGAAGAAATATTTGcgtttttcttaaaataaatgaaatggacCTCAAGAATtgaatttttcattacttttagACTGTCATTGTCTTAACAGTGTGGGGAAAGGTCAGTCTCCTGGTGTGTTCCACAGCTGGTAGTGATCCATGCTtagttttcagatgttttcagaagcaagCAGTAAGCACGGCCGCAGTACGTTGTGACGTTCcgaattttaaagaaatcacCTTTAGTCCTTGTGGGCTTGATTTGGAGCAGCTCCCactctttctgcctttcccGTTTTGCTGTGGGACTGCTGAGTTAGGTGCGTGGGTAATGTCCACGTGCAAAATGCTACTGATGGCAGGGGTGACCTCGTTAATGGGGAGCCTGGCAGGGGGGTGAGATGTAAGAAGTGAAGTGGAGCTGCCTGCTTATTTTGGCAGCTTGATGTAGAGAATAAAATCCTGGTCTCAAACACATGCACCTAGTTTCTACACCTGGCAGTGGGATTAGTACATGTGACCTGAAGGCAAGCTTTGGGCAACCTGTATGTTTTAGGTAAGAGTATCCATTAAACAGCATTTGCATCCTTTCCTGTAATGACTGGGAGACCTGAATGCACTTTGTTTCACACATATTGGGTGTTCTTTACAGTGTTGTTAGCAGTTCTTGAACGTGCCTGAACTTGATGCATCTTCTTTTTATTCCGGTGAGATGCCTTGGAGATGTAAGTAATAGCCTATCTGTGAATGTAATGattctctttcagtttctccagagccaaaaacagagatgaagacTCTGAAGTGGGCGATTTCACAGTTTGCATCGGTGGAAAGGATTGTGGGAGAGGACAAATACTTCTGCGAGAACTGTCATCATTACACAGAAGCAGAACGCAGCcttttatttgataaaatgcCTGAAGTTATAACAATTCATTTGAAGTGCTTTGCTGCTAGTGGCTTAGAGTGAGTATGCCAATATGCTCTATTATGAAACAGTGCTGTGGAAAGGGAAATGGTATGCTGGAAGTGTGTAGGACCTTTGGCACTTGACACATAGAGAACAGGAGTTCACTGATTGCCACACATGCTCTATAAACAAGTGCTGCTAACTGAAGGTCAACACCAACGTGATTTGTGAAATATCTTAATGTAATCTTTGAAAAGAGTTACTACTTATGGGTAGTTTGTGGTGATTTGTTGGAAGGGGGATTCGTACCATTTTTAGGAGCATCTTTCTGACGAAGTAGAAGGGAAAACTTCCTCTGTCTGGGTAATGGCTCCTGATGTTTCCTCTCACAATTACAGGATGGTAACATAGAAAACAGG of Numida meleagris isolate 19003 breed g44 Domestic line chromosome 7, NumMel1.0, whole genome shotgun sequence contains these proteins:
- the USP1 gene encoding ubiquitin carboxyl-terminal hydrolase 1 isoform X1 translates to MPGVLPSDGSAPPRGSPCRKNRLSLKLFQKKEAKRALDFTEPPENEQKGAELRGAEIDQVVPAAQPPSLVSCEKKDNMLPFVGLNNLGNTCYLNSVLQVLYFCPGFKTGVKQLYNIISKKKESLKDEGELKAEKGNCKEDPLASYELICSLHSLILSVEQLQASFLLNPEKYTDELATQPRRLLNTLRELNPMYEGYLQHDAQEVLQCILANIQETCQLLKKEELNKLPLEEPKAKVEEKINQSTESNGTGNSAEEEENVPSSHVGEVAEDKLLKGNGKRKSDAEGGNAKKKSKVSKEQIAAEENQRQTRSKRKATGEKLESQADAIAKCSTENESAKPTQKKSRLKLNWLKSSCKQPSILSKFYSLGKLTTNLGSKDPVKEYDDCELEESSAKCENGNDIKEDGHEPASPVESHNEKGTEKEPKKEGTELAVFELVEKLFQGQLVLRTRCLECECFTERREDFQDISVPVQEDELSKTEESSEISPEPKTEMKTLKWAISQFASVERIVGEDKYFCENCHHYTEAERSLLFDKMPEVITIHLKCFAASGLEFDCYGGLSKINTPLLTPLKLSLEEWSTKPTNDTYGLFAVVMHSGITISSGHYTASVKITDLNSLELDKGNFITAQMCETIKPEPLNEEEARTVAEDYDDGEVSFRVNGNAQPGKVLNKKNMEAVGLLGGQKSKPDCDLYNNKPANNEKLLNIVTESRSPESAPANGSAECGTEHGHQNGAAFSGLENKALYVLQSLKEYEGKWLLFDDSEVKVTEEKDFLNSLSPTSSSTSTPYLLFYKKIVE
- the USP1 gene encoding ubiquitin carboxyl-terminal hydrolase 1 isoform X2, whose product is MLPFVGLNNLGNTCYLNSVLQVLYFCPGFKTGVKQLYNIISKKKESLKDEGELKAEKGNCKEDPLASYELICSLHSLILSVEQLQASFLLNPEKYTDELATQPRRLLNTLRELNPMYEGYLQHDAQEVLQCILANIQETCQLLKKEELNKLPLEEPKAKVEEKINQSTESNGTGNSAEEEENVPSSHVGEVAEDKLLKGNGKRKSDAEGGNAKKKSKVSKEQIAAEENQRQTRSKRKATGEKLESQADAIAKCSTENESAKPTQKKSRLKLNWLKSSCKQPSILSKFYSLGKLTTNLGSKDPVKEYDDCELEESSAKCENGNDIKEDGHEPASPVESHNEKGTEKEPKKEGTELAVFELVEKLFQGQLVLRTRCLECECFTERREDFQDISVPVQEDELSKTEESSEISPEPKTEMKTLKWAISQFASVERIVGEDKYFCENCHHYTEAERSLLFDKMPEVITIHLKCFAASGLEFDCYGGLSKINTPLLTPLKLSLEEWSTKPTNDTYGLFAVVMHSGITISSGHYTASVKITDLNSLELDKGNFITAQMCETIKPEPLNEEEARTVAEDYDDGEVSFRVNGNAQPGKVLNKKNMEAVGLLGGQKSKPDCDLYNNKPANNEKLLNIVTESRSPESAPANGSAECGTEHGHQNGAAFSGLENKALYVLQSLKEYEGKWLLFDDSEVKVTEEKDFLNSLSPTSSSTSTPYLLFYKKIVE